ctctgagatttttcacagtgcggaacgtcttgtattttttaataatactttgcactgtagccactggaacttcaaaacatttagatatggtcttatagccctttcctgacttgtgagcagccacaatgcgcagccgcaggtcctcagtgagctcctttgtcttagccatgactgtccacaaaccaacagcagagagattctgtttttcacctgttgagttgattaaaacaggactttggattttcccatagtctgtgacagtttgcaaagggtatgaatagttttggacatgccactttttgttcaaatgtaaataaaagctgagatctattttttcttttctattatcttttgggagaagcctgtgtcatttctggtcaaaaaaaagttggtttaataaaagtaactatgtcagaatttaccaggggcattaataattttgggcttgactgtatatataaaaacaacaatgttactaaataagctttttattttaggtaAATGGCAATCTTtgaatatttctattcatcaaggaatcctgaaaaaatgtactgaactgttttaaatattgataataataaaaagttgatTATAcaacagcaaaacagcatattaaattgatttctgaaggatcatgtggcactgaagactggagtaatgatgttgaaaatttagttttgatcacaggaataaattacattataaaatatattccaacagaaagcagttatttttaaaatagtaaaaatatttcacaatatcactgcttttgttttatttcaggatcaaatgaatgcaggcttggtgatgaggagatttctattaaaaaaaaaacattaaaaatcgtactgttgaaaaacttttgactttcttCTTCAAATTGATACCAAAATGTATGACCAACTTTTGACTTTCTTCTTCAAATTGCTACCAAAATGTATGATGAAAGCAAGAGTAAACATTTAATTTGTCATGTAATTTCTTATTTAGACTACAGTGAACTTTGACCTTCTACATTAAACCGATATCCTATGTCCAAACCTCAATTACAAATGAATAATACTGTAGAAAATGTATACCTTATAcaagaaaatataataatactaactaaaaggtttttttttttttcgtttaaaACAACGATGTTTTTTCCTTTTACAACTTTACAGTTGACACATTTTATCGTATTATATATAAACTTGTCAGAATTACTGTGCAAATCAATCAGtgagttataaaacatttaaactcgATGCAAAACAACTTTTTACAACACTTACCCAGTGAACAAAAACGTGTGCAGAATCCCATTCATGCCTGCGGCCGCTGAGATTCCGTACACTCCGCCCTCTTTCGGTTTGTGCGCATGCGCTTTTCAATTCTCCACTACTCCCTCCGTTTCCGGACGCTAGGATCGAGCGCACAGCTGCCGCCGAATTTAAAGAGACATACATCATTTGTTTAAATAATACGACCAttggaaaaaaaatacatacattgtTTCTGGTTCTCTTCGCGGAGATCGATGGGGGTTCGTTATTGATCCGCACGCTCGACGGTGCAGTTTTAGTAGGGATTGAGAGCTTTGAACACACTTGCGGGCTTGAGCTGGAAGTCTATACTGGAGTAACTGGGTGGCCGTCCGTAAAGTAGACTGGACTTGTGGGGGGAAGAGAGCTGGGTGGCCCCCCGATCCGAACTGATTTTTGCACGCCAGAACAACCTGCAAACACGGAGGGACGGTAAATCATCGTGGCTTCGGTGGCTGTTGGTGGGGAAGGAAACGCACCATGGCGAAAATTCAGGCTCGCAGCAGCACTGCGAAGCAAATCAACCAGATCCAAGACAAGGCCTATGTGGTTCAGAAGCAAGTCCAGCAGCAGCACTTTCAGAAACTAAAGGTAAGAAGCATTGCAGCAAGTGCATGGGTTTCCTTCTCTCACACAACGCATTGTGTATTAGGAAGTGTTGTGCTGTTCATATGCATATGGGGCATATCAAAGCATTCACACTGAGTGTGTGGAAATGGATTTGAAAATCTCACGCACTTATTTACATCATTTCAAGCTGCAAAAGTCGATTTATTGTCGCTTAACGCATCGGCTCCTGGTAAAAGCAATGCTACTTTACTAGTCAAACATGATGGAAGTCTATCTAACGTTACTGTATTAAAGTCTAATGTTTTCCCCTTACGCGGTCGTGTTTTCACCGCTGCTCTTTGTTAAAACCAAAACCGGTGGATATTAATTGCGGCTCCGCCAAAAATCACTCTTTACACTCCGTTGGTTTAAGATTTAACCGGCTTGTTTGATAGAATTGACGTAGATAAGAGAAAGAAAGGGGGTTTTGCTCAGCTAACAGCTGCTTTTGTCATAAATGTTTCTCTTTTCGTTTCAACCCGACCTTTGAAAGAAATGTAAACTGTATGTTAAACATATCTTAAGCGTTACTCTGTTAAAAAGCAGTTTGAATcgcgttttgtttgtttttgttgtgaaATCGTAGCGAGGTTGTTGTGTGTTGTGACTAGCACGAGTGCTAACGCAGCAAAGCTAAAAGAGTCAGTGAGCCTTTATTTTCCTCACTGAATATTAATAAAACCACAAAGAGAATATAAACCGTCTGTTTTTCTCTCAAACCGCTTGATTTGGGTCAGTTTTCTGCTTCGCAGTTGTTGGATATGACGTTGTTACTGTTCTTTTTTATATTGAAGGTTTATTTAGGCGTGCATCTTTTTTCTCGTAGGGTTTTTGTTCTTGTGAACAGTGAGGAAAAATCGAAGAACTTGTCTTTTGTACGTGTGTAGTGGATTAGATTTCACAGTGATTTGTATTTCTCCTGCATAACTCAAAGAATGTAGACAATTTATTACTTTAATAGTAGAAGCAAATGCAAAGTCATTCAATGTGATGTGGTTCCACATTCAATAGAAATGAACTTGATGCCCCATATCTGTCCTTTCACAAGCCAAAAAAACCCCCACAAAACCACCATGGTGTTTTGGACATGTACCCTGGCATTCTTCAAAGTACATTAGAACAAAGTTCTGTGGCAGTACTATGCTGtagttatttttttgtatatgttAATAGTACCATTGTAGTGCAATTTCATGTGTCTGTGCTTCAAGGTGTTTCCCTAAATGCTATGGTTTCACCATTGTACTTGTGGAAAAAGTACCTTTTTTTAAAACTGATGTGAATACATGTTATTATTGTCCCATACCTTTACTGTTCAATGGCACCACCACAGTACTTTTCGGTAAGCATTCTGTCACTGTATACATGCTTATATTgtttatgaaaatattttttgtaaataaaatgtatttctgttGCAGGTGGAAGATGCCTTATCTTACTTGGACCAAGTCAAAATACGGTTCGGAAATGATCCAGGAATATACAATAAGTTTCTGGATATCATGAAAGAGTTTAAATCTCAGAGGTATGTAGGTGTCTGTGcactttaaatgtgaccctgaaccacaaaaccagtcataagggtcaattttttgaaaatcaTGAAAGTTGaataactttccattgatgtatatggtttgttaggataggacaatatttggctgagatgcacctatttgaaattctgaaatctaagggtgcaaaaaaatcaaaatattgagaaacttgcctttaaagttgtccaaatgaaattttttgcaatgcatattactaataaaaaatcacgttttaataaatttatggtaggaaatttacaaaatatctttatggaccatgatcttaatgtcctaatgatttttggcataaaagaaaattgctAATTTTGACAATGTATTttttaagacaggttttgtggtccagagtcacaaatgtgtGCCAATGCATAGAAAGCACTGAGTGATTGCATTTCTAATATCTCCATCCACAGCATTGACACTCCAGGAGTTATCAACAGAGTTTCCCAGCTCTTCCACGGGCATCCAGACCTTGTCCTgggttttaatgcatttttaccgCCTGGCTATCGGATCGAAATTCCCAAAAATGGAATGGCATTTCTTCAGTCCCCGTTGTCTTCACAGGTAGGACTTGTGATGCTACTACTTGTTTGTGTTAGTGTCTGTGTTTCGTTCTTCATTTTTACTGTTTCAGTTCATCAACCATGAAAAGGTCATCATTGAACCGCATTCACAACTAATTTTACTTGTGTGACCTTTCTGAATGAAGCAAGATATTTAGAGAATATCAATTTAGGGTAGATCTTTATTTGTAGCCAACGGCAGCTGTGAAGTGAGTGTTGCATACTGGAATAGAACTAGAAGTTTGCTAAAACAATGCTTAAATAGCTGTTTGTCAGCTTTTTTTACATTTCCAATAGACCACATGGACTTTCTGGCAGAAGACAAAAGAAAAGGCGGAGCGAGTAATTTCATTTTAATGAGTGATTGCAAagacaaatattttttatttggaaTAATGCGCACTGATGAACCATGCACAATAAGACAGGAATGTGTATAAAGAGAGTAAATAGGGTTGATattgatttcttgttgactttgGCCCCAGCCCAAATGGGCCCCTCACTGGCTTCCTTCGAGTTCACACTTTGGTGATGTCATGCCACATAGACTCTACTACTCAGGGAGTAGTCCAATCACATTAGCTTGGTGTTTTAGAATAAATGGATAGTTATTTCACAAAAAACATGAAAGAGCattttattattgcttgcatGTCATTTTGATTGTCATAGTCAACTTTTATAGTTGTAATAACACAATAATAACAAATTCATTACATGTACCGCTATTCTTGATATTTTCATTCAAAGCAACTTTTACAATAAATTCAGTTAGCTTACGAATTGGTCATACCTTTAAGCATACCAATTATGACAGTTTTATACCATGTTTTCTCAAATGCAACAGGCAGCTTATAAGCtttttgaaatgaaatgaaaacttttattcagcaagggtgcattaaattgatcaaaacagaCAGTGAAAacaatttctatttcaaacaaatgcttttgaacttactattcatcaaagaaccttgataaaatgttttacaattcacaaaaataaagcacaaccattttcaacatttataataagaaatgttctTGAACACACAATGATTTCTGAGGAGGCATGTTACTTTGAagaaacatgtgacactgaagactggagtaataactgctgaaaatttagttttgccttcacaggaataaaacattaaactggaaaactgttattttaaatatcataatattttagaaatcaaataaatgcttgttAAACTTAAGAGACTTACGCATTTAAAAAAACACTATAATAAATCTATTGTTGCATGAAAGAAATCTTACTGGCCCCAAACTTTTCAGTGATAGCgtatgttttgtgtaaaagttatgCATTCCACTTCTCCTGTTGTAGTGAACCTTTGTGGTGATGTTGGCTTTCTTTGTATATTAAAGTAAGCCTGTTCTTTGGTTTCTTTTCCCTCAGGTCTCTCCTGGACCAGGAGGACCAGGAGGAAAGAGCACGAGCAGCTCTGTGGTTAGTGCCTCTTCGTCAGCAGTGGCCGAGCCCGGGCCGGCTCCGAATGAAGCTGTGACCTCTCCGGAGAGCATTGCTTCATCGTCTGGACCTCCAGAACAATCAAGCCGGTTGTCACTTCCTCTGCCCAGCAGAGAGAGCCAATCCCAGCCAGCCACCACGTCAGTGTCCCCTCCCACATCAGAGCCCAGTCCTGTGGAGTTTGACAGCGCCATCAGCTATGTCAATAAGATCAAAAACCGATTTTTGGACAACCCAGAAACCTACCGGGCCTTCCTTGAAATTCTACATACATACCAGGTGAGAGAAATAacgaaattgtatttttattgtgTTGTTCCTCTAGGTTTGACCCAACCCAGATAATAACCAATTGGCTACCACCAATATCCCAAAGCAAGACTTTTGACTATCGACATAAAGTCCGGTCCACTAGGCAGCATATTCTAGTCGAGAACTGCTAATTAAGACAGGAAAAGACCATCTGACTAACACGAAAATCTGCTAACCAATTCCTTTTGTTATTTAAGTCAGCAAAATTGTCGGTAGCCTTTGTGATCTGAGTTTGTGTTCTGCTAAAAGTATTAAGTTCTCATAATTTCACAGACATTAATTAAATGTACTTTTCTGCTTGTGGAAATCTTGCATTTCAGCAAGCCAATCAGATTGGAGCTCATGATTTTAAGCAGGTGGCTGCCTTTTTCATGCAGTATGCATCAGGCTGTCAATGAACGGACTGTGGGCCATCGGTGGGTGTTCTGCCTGAAGCTAAGACTAGGTTACTACCTACTGGCGCTAAAGGAAATAGACTCTTGGACTGTTTTCCTATCCATCCCGTAAACTTATCGATGTTCATTGATTTGTGCGTCCTGTGTCCATCTGCAGAAGGAGCAGCTGGAGGTAAAGGAGAGCAGAGGGCGTAGCACTGGAGGAATGACCGAAGATGAGGTTTTCGCTAAAGTGGCAAGCCTTTTTAAAGGTCAAGAGGATCTGCTTGCGGAGTTTGGGCAGTTTTTGCCAGATGCTAAGAGATCTCTGGTTAGAAAATGACCTttgtctactttttttttttttataaatgtattgtcTTGCGCTTGTATCGAGAGCATTTTCTCTTAAACATTTTTAGTTgtttacactaccatttaaatgtttgggCTCAGTACATTTTCATTCCATaaacagtggtggccaaaattattagaacactagtattttcaccagctaaaaaattgttttacgtcagctatttctatcttttgctgtagtgtgttagtaggaaatatcagtttacaatcacaaatattcattttgccattaattgtaataatccagtgagatttttgtttgcataaggagtctgacaacagcccggtgatctgtctggaatgacacgaagaaacagaacaaactgagacagactaaatccaaaagaattgtggcaacgtctccaagatgcttcaagaaacctacctgcaaagctacctgaaaaattTTGCGCAAATGCACCTactgcaaaagctgctttaaacgcaaaggatggtcacaccgaatgctgatttaatttagttaatagaagttaattgataaagaaaatctatttatgacattacttTTGACAGCAtcttcattttacagcatttttacacaagtgtctAAAACATTTatcagtactgtagctttgcaggtaggtttcttgaagcatcttggagacgttgccacagttcctcTGGATTTAtactgtctcagtttgttctgtttcttcatgtcattccagacagactggatgatgatgatgagatcagatctctgtgtggagcactggctgttgtcagactccttgtgcaaacaaaaatctcactggatttttacaattaatggcaaaataaatgtcTGGAATTGTaaaacagcaaaagatagaaataactgacttaaaaccgtttttttagctagtgaaaatactaagtaataataatatactaagtaatatactaataataagaaattaatgtgtcttgagcaccaaatcagcatattagaatgatgtgaCACGGAAGacaataaaatactataaatccacaggaataagttatgtttaaaatatattaaaatggaaaacggttgttttacattaaaataatcattcaaaatattatttattttatttggatcaaataaatgcagccttggtgtgcCTAAGAGACTTCCttctaaatcattaaaaaaaacttttgaaaagaagagtgtttttgttttcttttatttttcccCCCTGTAATATGGACTGTGTCTTTGATTCCAGTTTACTGGAGGTTCTTTGCCTGGCAAAGACAGTCTGAAGAAAGCAGAGGACGATGAATTGAATAAACAGAGCAAGAAGAGACCTAGACCCATGTTATTGCCCCACATGACCCCACTTCTGAAGGTCAGAATTCACTCGTGCCAAAATCAAGAATCCCATATGCCTCTTTATACTGGAAAGCAGAAATATCTCCCAGTATGTCCAAGTTACTTGTGCTTAAACAATCTTTCTTTTTAATCCAcacagaaaaaaatgaagtatTCCTGTTCCAAGGACCCATCGTTTGCCTCTGTCGGAAAGCATGGAGTCTTGCGGGAATTCACATTCTTTGACAAGGTACATTTCGTTGACAAAATTGCTCTGAAACGAAAGTGGTAGCACGTCAGCCATTACCATAGGATTTATTACGTAGTCACAGCCATTGAacgatttcatttattttttttaggttcGCCGTCTGCTGAAGAGTCAGGAGGTGTACGAGAATTTCTTACGCTGTATAGCTCTGTTCAATCAGGAAGTGGTTTCAGGGGCCGAACTCCTGCAGCTTGTGACTCCATTCTTGGGGTAAGAAAGATTTAAATAGGGCATGTTTATTTAATCCTGTTTGTCTTCATATGGTGCATTTCGGAGCCCTTTCATGTCAGTCATGAGTCATATGCCATTGGTGCCTCATTCTGTAGGAAGTTTCCAGAACTGTACACCCAGTTtaagtcatttttgggtgataaAGAGCTGTCTCATGCTATCACGGGCCTCTCTGACCGCTACATGGAGGGCGGAGGCAGAGAAGTGGATTACGCCTCCTGTAAACGCCTGGGTTCCAGCTACAGAGCGCTTCCCAAGACCTACCAGCAGCCCAAATGCAGTGGCCGAACTGCTATATGCAAAGAGGTACTGCCTTTTTATCAGATATAGTTGAAATTGTGATGTTATGGAAGCAATGTAatgtgatcttttttttttttaatctttttttttttttaatccaattcctgccataaatatatcacaattaaatttttgatttgtaatatgcattgccaagaacttcaaatagttgcatctcggtcaaatattgtcctatcctaacaaactatacatcaatggaaagcttatttacaaaaaaaaagatccatatgactggttttgtggtcctgggtcacatatattaaaaatattactttagAAATTACTTTagtaatgtgtgtgtatgtattggatatgtatgtttttttttctttactgctTTAATACATATTTCACCTCATTGGTATGCTAATGATATAAGATAAAATTATGCAAATCTACCATTACGAAAACGCCAGTCACGCGGTCATCTGGTTTTTAGAGGAGAGGTGTTAATGATGAGACAAATCCTGGGTTGGTCCCGATCCACAGATAATGGTACAAATCCGCAGAAGCCCAAATCTCCATGAATCATTTGGAAAATGGGGTGTTTCAGCCCCCACACTTCTCTTTTTTTCAGCTCAGTTTGAATGGAAGCACTTATCTCAAATAGCTCTTTTTCTAGGCTGTCTAGAGAACCCGGAGGTGTCGCCGTTGAACGCTTGTTTGTAAACAGTAATTTTATATGTAGAAGATAAGCTCGATATTCGTGCCAGATCTGAGGTGGCTTGTGTGCAAGACATCTTTAAACAGAGCAGCCTGCTGCTTCATCGAAAGGGTTTAGTCATGGGGTCTGAAACTTGATGGTTGTACAAGTGGGATtaagtttattattttgttgtagGTGCTGAATGATACCTGGGTCTCATTCCCTTCCTGGTCAGAAGACTCCACTTTTGTGAGTTCCAAGAAAACACCATATGAAGAGCAGCTTCATCGCTGTGAGGATGAGAGGTTTGAGGTAAGATGATCTTTTTGAGAAATATCAGGAGATTTAGGTTTCAACTGAAACTCAGTTGAGattgatattgatttttttttgctttgtagcTGGATGTTGTGCTTGAGACTAATTTGGCAACAATAAGAGTTTTGGAAAGCGTGCAGAAGAAACTGTCCCGCCTTTCGCCGGAGGATCAAGAGCGTTTCCGATTGGACGACTGTCTAGGTGGAACTTCTGAGGTCATCCAGCGGCGTGCAATCTATCGTATTTACGGCGACAAGGCTCCAGAGATCATAGAGGGGTTGAAGAGAAGTCCAGCCACTGCAGTTCCTGTCGTACTcaaaaggttaacaaaaaaagtcttatttttaatttttcaagGTAGGGAATATCTACAGTTTCGTTCGacagaaaaaataatacaatggTCTAGGGGTCAACAACCTATATATTCTCCATTTTctgcactatccctttaatcgTGCTGGTTTGATTATCTCTtgtaaatctcaagctttcagggGGAAAAAACATTGAGATTTACTAGAGTTAATCAAACCAGCAcgattaaagagatagttcactcaaaaatgaaaattctgccattaatgatttcctctcatgtcgttccaaacccattagttcatcttcggaacacaaaagatatttttatgaaatccgagagctttctgaccctgcacagacagcaacataGCTACCACGttcgttcaaagcccagaaaggtagtaaggacattgttaaaatagtccatgtgacatcagtggttcaaccgtaatgttatgaagctacaataattactttttgtgcacaaagaaaaccaaaataatgacttcattcaacaatttcttttcttctgtgTCAGTTTTTGTTGCACGTTtacgagagtaccatgacacatgcgtgtggtgctgctgacgttGAAGCTAGCGTTTTGACGTTGAATGTCTATCTCTATCAGTTTATCGTCTGTATTTTCTAGTTCTggacaaaaaattgcaagtcatcctctctgtcgaaATCTTGTTTCGGAAGACATTTTTATGTCCACTCACGAATGGCAGTGGAGATTGACACGGAAGAAgagaaattgttatttttgtttttgttgcacACAAagagtattctcatagcttcttaacttttacagttgaaccactgatgtcacatggattattttattaatgtccttgcttcctttctgggcctggaatgtagtagttgcattgctgtctatgcagggtcagaaagcactggaacaacatgagggtgagtaattaatgaccgttCCTGTAATCAAAGATGAAAACCGTCAATGTCATTTTTACACTATACCTAATTTTGCAGTCATTTGTGTTTATAAAGTTTTAGGAGTTCTTCATTATagcagaaattacattttgattgaAATGGATTTTCTTGCCATAGATTGAAAGCAAAAGAGGAGGAGTGGAGGGAGGCCCAGCAGGGCTTCAACAAAATCTGGAGAGAGCAATATGAGAAGGCGTATCTGAAATCACTGGACCACCAGGGTGTTAACTTCAAACAGAACGACATGAAGGCTCTTCGATCCAAGAGTCTTCTCAATGAAATAGAGAGCATCTATGATGAGGTGAGTTTAGCTGATCTTCTCTCGCATAACAACTAGATTCTTTCTAGATTCTCTAGAAAATAGCTTTTTTTAACTCATTTTGAACCATTTTGAGTTGTAATTTCATACACTACATTGTTTTGACAGCAGAAGTAATAATTTAGCTTTGTCATTTTTGAGTTTGTGTCAGTAATGACATGGGCTTGACTAAATGtagtcacaatagaagttaaTAATGGACTAAAATTGTGGACGACTGACAAGTGTGATTTCAGTGAAGATTCTGCTCATTAATTTAGTCACAGTGACAAAAAATCAAAAGCTTAAATCAGTGCATCTGCAAcatgttatgaagctataagaattactttttgtgcacaaagaaaacaaaaataacgactttattcaacaatttctttttgtCCGTGTCAGTTTTTGTTGCACATTTACAAGAGTACCATGACATatgtgtgtggtgctgctgacataGAACGTCTATCTGTATCAGTTCATCATCAGTGTCTGTATTTTCTGGTTCAAATAATTAGAACCAGAAAAGAGCTTTTTCTTTAACTACAATCTCTCCCGCATTTTGAATTGTAATTTCATACACTACATTGTTTTGACAGCAGAAGTAATAATTTAGCTTTGTCATTTTTGAGTTTGTGTCAGTAATGACATGGGCTTGACTAAATGtagtcacaatagaagttaaTAATGGACTAAAATTGTGGACGACTGACAAGTGTGATTTCAGTGAAGATTCTGCTCATTAATTTAGTCACAGTGACAAAAAATCAAAAGCTTAAATCAGTGCATCTGCAACATGCTATGAGaattactttttgtgcacaaagaaaacaaaaataacgactttattcaacaatttctttttgtCCGTGTCAGTTTTTGTTGCACGTTTACAAGAGTACCATGACAtatgcgtgtggtgctgctgacataGAACGTCTATCTGTATCAGTTCATCATCAGTGTCTGTATTTTCTGGTTCAAATAATTA
Above is a genomic segment from Garra rufa chromosome 15, GarRuf1.0, whole genome shotgun sequence containing:
- the sin3b gene encoding paired amphipathic helix protein Sin3b — protein: MAKIQARSSTAKQINQIQDKAYVVQKQVQQQHFQKLKVEDALSYLDQVKIRFGNDPGIYNKFLDIMKEFKSQSIDTPGVINRVSQLFHGHPDLVLGFNAFLPPGYRIEIPKNGMAFLQSPLSSQVSPGPGGPGGKSTSSSVVSASSSAVAEPGPAPNEAVTSPESIASSSGPPEQSSRLSLPLPSRESQSQPATTSVSPPTSEPSPVEFDSAISYVNKIKNRFLDNPETYRAFLEILHTYQKEQLEVKESRGRSTGGMTEDEVFAKVASLFKGQEDLLAEFGQFLPDAKRSLFTGGSLPGKDSLKKAEDDELNKQSKKRPRPMLLPHMTPLLKKKMKYSCSKDPSFASVGKHGVLREFTFFDKVRRLLKSQEVYENFLRCIALFNQEVVSGAELLQLVTPFLGKFPELYTQFKSFLGDKELSHAITGLSDRYMEGGGREVDYASCKRLGSSYRALPKTYQQPKCSGRTAICKEVLNDTWVSFPSWSEDSTFVSSKKTPYEEQLHRCEDERFELDVVLETNLATIRVLESVQKKLSRLSPEDQERFRLDDCLGGTSEVIQRRAIYRIYGDKAPEIIEGLKRSPATAVPVVLKRLKAKEEEWREAQQGFNKIWREQYEKAYLKSLDHQGVNFKQNDMKALRSKSLLNEIESIYDERQEQSTEEGGVGQQGRDGSGTGSTSEPHMIFTYEDKQILEDAASLIIYHVKRQPTIHKDDKDHIKRIIQHFVPDLFFTRRGELSETEEFTDEEAEGEDGTAAGGGVSTPGGQQQLNGDSRRRRCTSPQSMDTSTPAHGMNPEGEAVDLRDPEAEHQKELDGVYNLFFVNNNWYFFLRLHQTLCSRLLKVYRQAERQLLEHRAEQNRERLLMGEGRREKANDLAMELRLKQPSEVELEEYYPAFLDMVRSLLDGNLESTQYEDTLREMFTIHAYIGFTIDKLIQNIVRQLQHLVSDEVCLQVTELYLAERKRGAAGGNLSSQCVRAAWEASYQWKAERVMAEENCFKVMFIQNKGQVTLTIELLDTEEAQGDDPLDVQSLSNYMEQYIGTESVCSQTEGYYFKPVFLPRNLRHFRGWQLKQVEAMRCRREWHRKMGVETAGNLDCRFKLNTHKMVFVMNSEDYMYRRGALVKARRSQHRVARAQHERFEQWHRGWLSEHVSSSAERNVQDWLMGEEDEDMIPCKTTCVSVQVKGLHVNRYQVHYNSKAPASP